A single window of Xylocopilactobacillus apicola DNA harbors:
- a CDS encoding sensor histidine kinase, with translation MTKLIVIIVLSLICFALLVSLLLIVSDVKRITEELIYINEHPTNGFVTGSSGLPLIQRLINASNINLKLNRQLQNEQLQQEKKIRSMLTNLTHDIKTPLTVSRGYVQVLGKKLDSKHREQFTRIERNLDSVNYYLRYLMDFNLLQEKSVNLKVKEINVSQLLENEIFNYYDEFSQKKLELVPKIPTGVFWQTDATLLSRIFENLISNILKYGNGQVKVDLNQDHDRLKITFANQGSDISVETNDLLNRFYTQDQLQGSGLGLSIVQSLVVSLGGELEIKTDDGWFKVMVILKNEN, from the coding sequence TTGACTAAACTCATCGTAATTATTGTTTTGAGCCTGATTTGTTTCGCGCTTTTAGTCAGCCTGCTCCTAATTGTAAGCGACGTGAAACGGATTACCGAAGAATTGATTTACATCAATGAGCACCCGACCAATGGTTTTGTGACGGGTAGCAGCGGTTTGCCATTGATTCAGCGGTTAATCAATGCCAGTAATATAAATTTGAAATTAAACCGGCAGCTGCAAAATGAACAGTTGCAGCAAGAAAAGAAAATTCGCTCGATGCTTACAAATCTCACCCACGATATTAAGACTCCCCTCACCGTCTCGCGCGGCTATGTTCAGGTTCTTGGTAAAAAGCTGGATTCAAAGCATCGCGAACAATTCACTCGGATCGAGCGCAATTTGGATTCGGTCAATTACTATTTGCGATATTTGATGGATTTTAATCTCCTCCAGGAAAAAAGCGTCAATTTAAAAGTAAAAGAAATTAATGTTTCCCAACTTTTAGAAAATGAAATTTTCAACTATTATGATGAATTTAGTCAGAAAAAACTGGAATTGGTTCCGAAGATTCCGACGGGAGTTTTTTGGCAAACGGACGCCACTTTACTAAGTCGGATTTTCGAAAATTTAATCAGCAACATTTTGAAATATGGGAACGGTCAAGTTAAAGTAGATCTCAACCAAGATCATGATCGGCTCAAAATAACTTTTGCTAACCAGGGGTCTGACATATCTGTTGAAACTAATGATTTGCTTAATCGATTTTATACGCAGGATCAATTACAAGGTTCGGGGCTGGGACTGAGTATTGTTCAGTCGCTTGTGGTGAGCCTCGGGGGAGAGTTGGAAATTAAGACGGATGATGGCTGGTTTAAGGTGATGGTAATTTTAAAAAATGAAAATTGA
- a CDS encoding PTS sugar transporter subunit IIB yields MKILFVCAAGMSTGILTRKLEHYIKEHQLKMVVDAVGLSEYEEICHGYDVILIGPQISYQIDEIRRKSGLPVAKIPALDYSIGNCENIIKLVNKLQKGEK; encoded by the coding sequence ATGAAGATTCTCTTTGTTTGTGCTGCTGGGATGTCCACCGGTATTTTAACTCGAAAACTTGAGCATTATATTAAAGAGCATCAATTAAAAATGGTCGTAGATGCTGTTGGTTTATCAGAATATGAAGAAATTTGTCATGGTTATGATGTCATTTTGATTGGTCCTCAAATCTCCTATCAAATTGATGAAATTAGAAGGAAATCAGGGCTGCCAGTGGCGAAAATTCCGGCACTAGATTATTCGATTGGTAACTGTGAAAATATTATCAAATTAGTAAATAAATTACAAAAAGGAGAGAAATAG
- a CDS encoding tyrosine-protein phosphatase, giving the protein MQISRKQNKILGQIPDPLTDHGQVTIYLDYKLEKVAEVVDVKLINGSFELADKFVANRIFVKLVVGFQTYLGATRHVNLATLYNLRDIGGYEGPLGMIKWGWLYRSDALDHLSLSDRNFLEKLPIETVIDLRSQKEIKQNPDQNIGEHDYFAIDPAAAVAAEASKIPTGKNHDQQKVEAFEKLAQTEAGRQKLKGMQQQMLIQMHDMVTQPTSQESYAKFLRVILSSSGPVIYHCQGGKDRTGWGTVLLLGLLGIDDETIMADYLMTKKYNAPRNAKRMQIYKQFTNNEFVLDYLHSLQLATEEYLNSALAALNQLASSYEDYAKRYLDFSSQDIENLRLKYLMK; this is encoded by the coding sequence TTGCAAATTTCGCGCAAGCAAAATAAAATTTTGGGTCAAATTCCAGATCCCCTCACCGATCACGGGCAAGTCACAATTTATCTTGACTACAAATTGGAAAAAGTTGCTGAAGTTGTTGACGTTAAGTTAATTAATGGTAGTTTTGAACTTGCAGATAAATTTGTTGCTAATCGAATTTTCGTTAAATTAGTAGTTGGCTTTCAAACTTATCTGGGGGCAACTCGACACGTGAATCTTGCAACTCTTTACAATTTAAGAGACATTGGTGGCTATGAGGGCCCGCTTGGCATGATCAAATGGGGGTGGTTGTATCGAAGCGATGCACTTGATCATTTGAGCCTGTCTGATCGCAATTTTTTGGAAAAATTACCAATCGAAACGGTGATCGATTTGCGTTCTCAAAAAGAAATAAAGCAAAATCCAGATCAAAATATTGGTGAGCATGATTATTTTGCGATCGATCCAGCGGCAGCAGTTGCAGCTGAAGCGAGCAAGATCCCAACTGGCAAAAACCATGATCAGCAAAAAGTTGAAGCATTCGAAAAGTTGGCGCAGACAGAAGCAGGACGTCAGAAACTTAAGGGTATGCAGCAGCAGATGCTAATTCAGATGCATGATATGGTGACACAACCGACGTCGCAGGAATCTTATGCCAAGTTTCTACGAGTGATTTTAAGTTCATCAGGGCCAGTGATCTATCATTGCCAGGGCGGTAAAGATCGCACCGGTTGGGGCACGGTCTTATTGTTAGGATTGTTAGGGATTGATGATGAGACCATTATGGCAGATTACTTAATGACTAAGAAGTACAACGCTCCAAGAAATGCTAAACGGATGCAGATTTACAAACAATTTACGAATAACGAATTTGTTCTGGATTATCTACACTCCCTTCAATTGGCCACAGAAGAATATTTAAATTCAGCACTGGCTGCTTTAAATCAGCTTGCTTCATCTTACGAGGATTATGCTAAAAGATATTTAGATTTCTCTAGTCAAGATATCGAAAATTTAAGATTAAAGTATTTAATGAAATAA
- a CDS encoding putative holin-like toxin, with the protein MIWQLHLKGNQPALSVFEAISLMLMFGSLIVAIMKHHDR; encoded by the coding sequence ATGATTTGGCAACTACACTTGAAAGGAAATCAGCCAGCTTTGTCAGTTTTCGAAGCGATATCCCTGATGCTCATGTTTGGCAGCTTAATTGTTGCAATCATGAAACATCACGATAGATAA
- a CDS encoding PTS sugar transporter subunit IIC has protein sequence MKSGEKLNNLIVKFSNNIFIKAIADGMMAIMPITLLGSFLLVIKMIPNLPKIIINICTIGANVSSNLIALFIAIALSYTLAREMKSNIIASIILALACFTALMPNDALKVEGKPVPVIKLDYMGSKGIIVAMICSLLVTWSFAKLIEKKVTIRMPESVPPFINKTFESIVPAAIVFSVTIIIAALMQLTKYHDIQDFIYKMLQAPLQNLGNSVWSMLLIMLLSEMLWWFGIHGSNVTQSIIMVLFASNGYANMASAAAGKQPTNIISSFFIDAYKGPRALAIVFVILLFCKSEKLKAIGKVSFIPSWFGITEPMKFGIPQVMNPLMFIPLTLAAPICMAIAYVATKIGFIPIIAYDVPKQFPAIFGGFVAGGWQGFVVQIIQFVVVVALYLPFLKKQDKIELANELANLEAQEA, from the coding sequence ATGAAAAGCGGGGAAAAATTAAACAATCTTATTGTCAAATTTTCAAACAATATTTTTATTAAAGCGATTGCTGATGGAATGATGGCGATCATGCCGATTACTTTGTTGGGAAGTTTCCTATTAGTAATTAAAATGATTCCTAATTTGCCCAAAATAATCATCAACATTTGCACGATTGGAGCAAATGTTTCAAGCAATTTGATTGCATTATTTATTGCAATTGCCTTGTCTTATACATTGGCACGTGAAATGAAATCAAATATCATCGCTTCAATTATTTTGGCATTAGCTTGTTTTACGGCATTAATGCCAAATGATGCTCTAAAAGTTGAAGGTAAACCAGTACCTGTAATTAAGCTCGATTATATGGGTTCAAAAGGAATTATTGTGGCAATGATCTGTTCGTTGTTGGTAACTTGGAGTTTCGCCAAATTAATTGAGAAAAAGGTAACCATTAGGATGCCAGAAAGTGTGCCCCCTTTTATCAACAAAACCTTTGAATCGATTGTTCCAGCTGCAATAGTATTTTCAGTTACTATTATAATTGCAGCTTTAATGCAACTAACCAAATACCATGATATTCAAGATTTTATATATAAGATGCTTCAAGCCCCTTTACAGAATTTGGGTAATTCAGTTTGGTCGATGTTATTAATTATGTTGTTATCAGAAATGTTATGGTGGTTTGGAATTCATGGAAGTAATGTAACTCAGTCGATTATCATGGTGCTATTTGCTTCCAACGGTTACGCAAATATGGCAAGTGCCGCTGCAGGCAAACAGCCAACTAATATTATTTCTTCTTTCTTTATCGATGCGTACAAAGGTCCGCGCGCATTGGCAATTGTTTTTGTAATTTTACTCTTCTGTAAAAGTGAAAAATTGAAAGCAATTGGTAAAGTTTCTTTCATTCCAAGCTGGTTTGGGATTACAGAGCCGATGAAATTTGGAATTCCGCAGGTTATGAATCCATTGATGTTTATTCCGTTGACCTTAGCGGCACCAATTTGTATGGCAATTGCTTACGTTGCAACAAAGATTGGTTTTATTCCAATTATTGCTTATGATGTTCCTAAACAATTTCCGGCAATTTTTGGTGGATTCGTTGCAGGTGGTTGGCAAGGATTTGTCGTTCAGATCATTCAATTTGTGGTTGTTGTAGCACTTTATCTACCTTTTCTAAAAAAACAAGATAAAATTGAATTAGCAAATGAATTAGCAAATCTTGAAGCACAGGAGGCATAA
- a CDS encoding PTS lactose/cellobiose transporter subunit IIA has product MSEIPPTGENTKIQDLAMEIIAFAGDGHAESLRAIDEEFAENSVESINLLEKAHGNIERAHKAQTKLLQMEAKGEEITPSLLMVHAQNHLMNSILINELSEKMIQMYRKLKEREV; this is encoded by the coding sequence ATGTCAGAAATTCCACCAACTGGTGAGAATACAAAAATTCAAGATCTTGCAATGGAAATAATTGCTTTTGCTGGTGATGGGCACGCAGAATCACTTCGAGCAATTGACGAGGAGTTTGCAGAGAATTCGGTTGAGTCAATCAATTTATTAGAAAAAGCGCATGGAAATATTGAGCGGGCCCACAAAGCACAAACTAAACTTTTGCAGATGGAAGCCAAAGGAGAAGAAATTACTCCATCACTGTTAATGGTCCATGCGCAAAATCATCTAATGAACAGTATTTTGATCAATGAATTGAGCGAAAAAATGATTCAAATGTATCGCAAACTTAAGGAGCGGGAAGTATGA